AGCTAAGGATAAttactttttttcaaaatgggggATAAGGAATCAAATGACTATACTATGTATAACAAATATTTCATTCCCTTTCTCGTTTTTTCAGTTTCCATTCCTTTCTTCCATTTACACTcttctttctctccttcctcGAAAGCTGAAGACACTGTCCTTCCAGTTGAGGTCTGCTACATACTATTCCCTTTGTAATGCTATCTGAAACAGCCAAGATGTATTGTTGCTCCGTGTTCTTCTCTGAGTACTCTGCCACCTTGGAAGCCAAGGACCACATTCAAGAGTCAGACTCTAATCCTCTGGCCGTAAACTCGTGTCTCTGAGGATTTTCTTGTGTAGAAGCTAACATTTGACTATATTTCAAGGAGAAAACAATTAAAGAGATTACAAGTTTGTGGGACACTTTCCTATGCACTGTGCTCACAGGATGAAACTCAATCCTTTGGCACCTTTTAGGAATACAGTATATGAAATTGCTCTCTTTCTTAATCTATGTAAATCTGCATAATTTGGTGTATTTTTAATTGTAGATATATTTTGTATCTGTTCATTCTTTCTCGTCTGAGAAATAGACAAGGATCTCTGTGCCTGAAGTGCATAATTCTGGTTAGTGTCCCTTCGCTGTTTCAGCCCATGTTTGTTCTGGTGTAATTCAACCAACCATGTTCTCAGTAGTGCACACAGTGATGCATGCAGGCACACTTTAATTAACCAGCCTGTGTAGCAATTAACTTAAACTAGTTTGGAATAGAATTTtcaaatcctgaatttctgtgaTATTTAGGGGACAGAGGATGAGGTCCTtaccccctctctgccagagtgCCATTAAAAAGGGCTCTAAAAGTCCCATATTCACACTGGGGGAAGATGGCCCCAGCATAGATACTGTGGAAAACCACCATAAGGATGTTTTCTGAGGCCCCTCCTCAGAAGCCCTGGCATATGGGGGTGTGCCAGGCAAGGTTGGTCAAGAGGGTTGGGTCAAGAGAGGGGCCATAGCAGGCAGTGCTATGGCTCATAGAACCCCCTGGCAAGGCTTCAGTAATTTCAACAGAGCACCCTGGGCTTGAGAAGGTGCAAACGTGGCTTAACGCTTCTGATCTCAGAATTGCACCCAGCattgaaagaaaaggaaacaattgGAAAGTCACTGTTCTGATGCCATTCCATGTTTGATGTCCTTCATCTGCGTTGATATATATTAGAAATCTTTGACACTGTTAACATAAAGAGCCTGATCTTGTCACACTTACTtctgttgagtagtaccttactccttgaTTagtcctattaatttcagtgggtccACTTCGGAGGGAGTAAAAGTGGCGGAATCAAGCACATAGTGTTAAATTAATTCTATTCACAGAATATTTTTCTGGCTAATGAATATAAATTACTCATTTCTAACTTATATAATGATTTCTCTCCTTTACTGCAGGTGGTGGAAATGGACTTTAAGAAGCTGTGACTCAACATTTCATCCTTGAACTACAacgttttttttaatctgattgcACTACAAAAAAGCTGCTAATGGGATAAATGCTGAAAAGTTTTCAAGAATTGACTTGAAGTACCAAAAGCCATTGTTGAAAATCAAGAAGAGCTTGAACCTACATCAGTGTCATTCAGTCAATATTATTTCCTCACAACAACAGAATGGCAAGTAAACGAAAATCAACTACCCCGTGCATGGTCCTAGCAAGCGAGCAGGATCCAGACTTAGAAATGATATCAGATTTGGATGAAGGACCTCCTCtacttacaccagcagagaatgcTACAGCTGAGAGTATATCAAGTGATGAAGACATTCAAGAATATATGGATTCAGACAATcagcaaaataaaaaagttgAAGGTGGCTATGAATGTAAATACTGTACATTTCAGACACCAGATCTAAATATGTTTACTTTTCATGTTGATTCAGAACACCCTAATGTAGTATTAAATTCATCCTATGTCTGCGTGGAATGCAATTTTCTTACCAAAAGGTATGATGCTCTTTCAGAGCACAATCTGAAGTACCACCCCGGAGAAGAGAATTTTAAACTGACCATGGTGAAACGTAATAATCAGACAATCTTTGAGCAAACAGTGAACGATCTCACTTTTGATGGGAGTTTTGTGAAAGAGGAGAATGCTGAGCAATCCAACACCTCAGAGATCCCCTCATCAGGAATCTCAATTAGCAAAACCCCtattatgaaaatgaaaaacaaaactgagACTAAACGAATTGCTGTTTTCCACAATGTAGCTGAAGACATTCCTGGTGaagaaaaggaaactgaaaatgAGCCAGACTGTGAGGAAGTAGTCGAAACCCCACAATCAGCAGTTTCCGAGTCCAAAATGAACAATCCAGCTGCTTGCAGTGCAGCAGATACAACTAGCACCGTAATGACTCCAGCGCCAGTGATTCAACCTGGGGTGGCACAGGTAATAACTACTGTCACAGCTCCACAGAACTCTAACTTGATTCCAAAAGTCTTAATACCTGTAAACAGCATTCCAACCTACAACACTTCTTTGGATAACAATCCTCTTCTGCTCAACACCTATAAAAAATTTCCCTATCCAACCATGTCAGAAATCACCGTTCTCTCTGCTCAAGCTAAATATACCGAGGAGCAGATTAAAATATGGTTTTCTGCCCAACGTCTGAAACATGGTGTGAGCTGGACGCCAGAGGAAGTGGAAGAAGCGAGGAGGAAGCAATTTAATGGCACTGTGCATACTGTACCACAGACAATTACGGTTATTCCAGCACACATTTCAGCAGCTGGCAATGGTTTGCCATCCATCTTGCAGACATGCCAAATAGTTGGTCAGCCAGGTCTTGTCCTCACTCAAGTCGCAGGTACAAACACTTTGCCAGTAACAGCCCCTATAGCTCTGACAGTAGCAGGAGTCCCAAATCAGACACAATTACAGAAGAGCCAGATCCATACCGCCCAGCCTGTTGCAGAAACCAAGCAAGTAGCTGCCATTCCAGCCCCTCAGCTTATCAAACACGAAACCACATTAGTAAATCCGGATTCATTCGGCATCCGTGCAAAGAAGACGAAAGAACAGTTGGCAGAATTAAAAGTCAGCTACCTTAAAAATCAGTTCCCTCATGATTCAGAGATTATTAGGCTCATGAAAATAACAGGCCTGACCAAAGGAGAAATCAAAAAGTGGTTCAGTGATACACGATACAACCAGAGAAACTCAAAAAATAATCATGGCATTCATCTCAACAACGATTCTTCCACCACCATTATTATTGATTCAAGTGATGAAACAAATGAGTCCCCAACAGTAGTCACGCCACAGCATAAGCAGTCGTGGAATGCTTTCCCTGATTTCACCCCACAGAAATTCAAAGAAAAGACTGCTGAACAGTTGCACAACCTCCAAGCAAGTTTTCTCAATAACCCTGTCCTGACAGACGAAGAGCTGAATAGGTTAAGGACACAGACTAAACTGACCAGAAGAGAGATCAATGCCTGGTttacagagagaaagaaaacaaatgctttaAAGGAAGAAGAAGCTGAGTTAAAAGAGAGCAATGCAAGCGGCTCAAAAGATGAGGCTGGAGAAACTTCTCAGGGAGAGGGATCTGTATGGCTAAGATCAGGGGGTTCTGCAAGCAAGGTGGGTAAAAAGTCACCAGAGCAGTTACATATGCTTAAAAGTTCATTTGTCCGTACTCAGTGGCCATCCCCACAAGAATACGACAAACTGGCAGAAGAAACTGGCCTTCCGAGATCGGACATTGTTAGCTGGTTTGGAGATACTCGTTATGCCTGGAAAAATGGTGGTTTGAAATGGTACTATTACTACCAGGGTTCCAGTGGGAATTGTATGAATGGTCAAGCCTTTGTcagaaggagggggagagggagaccgaaaggaaggggaagaggaaggccTCGTGGGCGGCCTCGGGGAAGCAAAAGGATAAACAACTGGGACAGAGGATCCTCCGTCATCAAATTCAAAACTGGAACAGCAATCCTTAAGGATTATTATATGAAGCACAAATTCCTCAACGAGCAAGACCTTGATGAACTTGTAGCCAGATCTCACATGGGATATGAGCAGGTCAGAGAGTGGTTTGCAGAAAGGCAAAGAAGATCAGAGCTAGGCATAGAGCTGTTTGAGGAGAATGAGGATGAAGAAGAAATGCTGGATgatcaggaagaggaggaagaaacgGATGATAGTGACACTTGGGAACCCCCCCGACATGTTAAGCGTAAACTCTCTAAATCAGATTGACATGTAAGTTTGGGGCTTGGGGCAAAAAACCCGTAAATTATATTTGACATTATTGTGAAGAGCCAAATAGTTTTTAAAGGCTTTCCGTTTTAGTGAACACCTTCCTAGCACGTTCCCTCCACCTGAGAGAGTGGACAAGATGCTACCTGTGCAGCCACCAAATATTTGCTTCCTGGCTAGCAGAGATGGACATGCTCAGTGCTAGCCCAGGGTTTGGAACTATAAATCCAACCCAaattctgctcctgctcctcctcctcctcctccacatcaCTGCTGAGGGCTCATCATTTAAGTGactatttataaatatttaattgcCTTGTGTTTAATTCCAAAAAAACACAGCTGCATTTTTCATTGTTATAGGAGAAGATTACCCGCTCTTGGAGGAGGAAAATACAAAAACCTAATATGTCTTTTTGCAAACCTTGCTTTACCTCCTAAGGCTTCAGAGCttgggggtgtttgttttttaaaggaaagaattcaaaaacagaaaagaaggggaaaagtaTGACAAAGGAATCAATAACCACAGGGGTGAGAATTACTTGGTTTTAGAAACTAGGTGAAATGATTGTCGTGTTTTTCAAAGTGTTTCGGGTTTACGGAACTTGTGCTGAAAATGTCTGTTATGAGCTGAGTCAGTTTAAATGTAGGGCTATAAGATGCTGTTCATTAAACTTAATCAGCATATCCAGAAATCCATTCTAAATCCAGGTAATTTAAATGCATGGTAGTCCTGATGTGATCCATATCAGCATTCATTTTTTGCTTACGCATTTGCTCTTATGTTGGAAAATGGTAACATAAAAGTCCTTGGAAATCAAATGCTGTATTCTGAAAAAGGTCAATATGCAGACGAGTTAGGAAAGTTGCTTTAAAAACTGTTCAGAATCAGCTGCTTTGTTTAGAAACAAAGACATAAAAAGACAGGGCAGAGATTAAAAACATCTGCAAATTCACTGAATGCTAGGAAAAACACTTCACCGTTTAAAAGTAGCTAAAGAGCCCCGTTTTTTAATTCCTATAGAAAATTAAAACATGACTGCTATTGCCTCTTAGTCTTTGGGAGTAACAAACTATACGTACACACGTCTCATTGTTCATCTCTAGTGGCAGCCCAGCTGAACGATTTGCATGCAAGTTTAACCAGACTTCATCCTAATGGATTCAGCCCATCAGTGTGATAATTACTTCTATGAATGTGCAGGGCAATAAAACGACATGGTCAAATATTCTGGTTTAAACTCAGTTTGACTTACCTGGACTGAACTCCAGAATTGTTTGAATTTGATAGGGAATGTCTTCTTCTGAATCTTAAATATTAGTTTCTCTAAAAATCAACCAGTTGGTCccaagaaaaaataatttccagTGCTTGAGCAGACCACTTTAAAACAGTGGCCTAGATTCACTAAACACAGCTCAGGAAGGTGCCTCACACTAAGGATAGGCAGTCAGTATTTCTACTGCCATCTTCCCTTATATCCTGCTGGAAGGAGAAGCAACTTAAAATTTCACTGGGTCTTTTAATTCCACCATGGAGAGGAGATGCTGAAACAACATTCCTGGTCCCCTGGCCAGTGATGTCTACTTTTTGGGTGGGCATTAGCCCCCTACAAAAACATCCTATTATCACGTACATTCTCCTTTTGTGCCTTCTCCCCAGTGGGCACCCTACTTCCAGGGGCCTGTAGAAGGCAGCGTAAACCTGAGTCAAATCTAGCCCAGTGTTTCTGCACCTTCAGTACCCAAGTTCAGAACTCCTGGGGCtctcttcttcctcacagagatAAGTGGtgacaaagggtacgtcttcacttacatccgggtccggatgtaagcaatcggttttctgagttcgatttatcgcgtctggttaagacgcgataaatcgatcccggaagtgccccggatcgatcccggaagtgctcgccttcgacgctggtactccagctcggcgagcggagtacgcagcatcgacgggggagccttcctgccacgtctggaccgcggtaacttcggactaaggtacttcgaattcagctacgttattaacgtagctgaatttgcgtaccttagtccgaagtgggggggttagtgtagaccaggccaaaagaTCAATCACTTTCCCTCTGACCATGAGCTTGGAAGCTATGGAAACCTTAGTAGCAGTAGCTCTTACAAAGCGcacgcgcgctctctctctctccctgtttctCTGATTATGGCTGACACCCAGATGAAACAAAAAGGAAGGGCAAAATATGCTTTGTCTCGAAAAAAAATCTTGCAACTGACTATTTGTGTTTAACTTGTGCTCCCTCTCCAGACATATCTGCAGCCACCTCTGTAATTTCATGTCTAAAGTGCTGACTCAGCTGCAGGAGGATATTCTATCTGAAATTCCAAAGCATGTGATTGAGTGTGTTCTCCTTGTCTGTTCAATATTACAGACAAACGTTAAGGCAGTATGTATTTGAGCAGATGTTGCAGGATTCAACTTTGAAAGTATCAGGTGGCTTGAGGGACCAGAACAGAGCACCACAAGTCCAGCAATGTGATTGATCTTTTGTTGGTACCTATCATTGTGAGGATGAATTATAACCCCTCCAATCTGAACTGGAATATTGATAAATGTAATTACCAGTTACAACTTTGGGGGAAGCACACTGATGTTTCCAGGGGAGCTCATGACACTGGATATATGCTAGTTTGCCACAGATCAGTATCTGGCCTATTCTTTTTGGGCTTCAGCTTCTAAAAGTGTCTCAGTGATTAACAAATACCCTTGTTAGGCTGATGCTGATATAGATGAGGCTGTTGCACAAGCTAGAAagaactcttttttaaaaaaaaagccatgttAATTTCAAGCTCCATTGCGAATGTAGGGTCAAAAATTAGTGTTTGCCAAATGGGAAACGATAAAACCAGTAGGGAGAGAAACGCTATTTTTAAACTTCCAAGAATATTAAATAAACCCTGAAACTCCTTAGCACTGTCTCTAATAAGCAAAGTCTGGACTTGCCCTAATATTTAGGGGTGACCAGAAgtttagatttttcttttaacatatgttaaaataaactttttcctgttttcttaaGAGATTGTTTTTAGGCCAATATTGaactgaactttttttaaaatgtggtatgATCTAATTGGGAAGATCTCCAGATCATTTTGGTTGTGGTCTCTTAAATATCACCACATATGAGATGAGAAAGACATGAAGGGATAATAGATTTAAGTATTTATTCTGATACTCCTGGGATGAAAGTCTTTCAGTAAAATACTCTGAGGATTACTTTTAACATATACTGGGACAGattctcaactggtataaatgatctcgctccattgactccagtggcgtTACGGTGATTTACATGAGCTAAGGATCTGGACCACTACCTCTTTGAATTCTGGAaggtgtaaaacaaaacaaacactagGGGCCTGCTCATGGGAAGCGCTGAGCATCCACCACCCTTATTTAAGACAAATGAGCGTTCTGAGCCTCCCAAGCCTGAGCATGATGCTAAAATGCTGACTTAGATTAACCAGTGAAGTTCCTAGGAGTTGTGTGCGCTCAGCACTGCTCATAATCTGGCCCTATTAACAGACCCTTAAAAGAAATAATTAGCATTTATACATTTCTGTGGAGAGGAGGGGGTTCCTTCTTATGGATGCTTCTGTCATCTCACCACAACTGACATGAAAATGAATCACTAAAAAGTACTGTCTGTGTGGAAGACTGCAGGATTGTCTGTTGTTTCTGTAATTGTAGCAATGGCAGGTAAGAAGCAAAATGTACTTTACAACAGTGGCTCCAAAGTCTTGTTGCTTAGCCCTGCGATGCGCTGCTGATGCTTGCCTGCCTCTGAGGGTTTGTCTCTGCTTGGAAATTGACTGAAATAAACTATTCTGGAATAATCATCACTTGGATTAAGCTAAATCAGAgaaaggcactcttattctggaataagagtgtccatacaGAGGCTTATACTGAAATAACTAATTCTAATATTTATTTGGGAATagctattttggtaaatttccaaATGTAGAAAAGCCTTTAATATGCTCTCTCTGTTTCTGTAAAGCGTGGACTGTCAGGATCAGAAGTAGCCTAGGTGCTCTGTGATGGCATTAAAGCATGTACTATTGAGTGGAGATGGGGAACTACCTGGGAGAGCTCAAGTCTTAGCCCTAGGTAAATGGCGGAGTTGAACAAAAAAAGAttaagaaccactgttttagaacgCACCTGTGGATGTGGCTGGCTGAGAACAAATACAGAACTAAaattttctccttccttttgcTCTGATGTTTCTACCAAGAATATCTGATCTGATTATGTAGTTGCTGCTGCCTTTGAATCTTAGCTGATGGAAGAATAAAGAAGTTTCCATGCCAGAATGCAGAGAGACATGAAGTAAAAGAAACTGGTGCCTGGGTGGGCTCATGGTCCAGTGTTACCATGGTATGCTGCCTCCTGGGAAAAGCCCTCAAGCACTGTGCAACCAGCTCACTTCGTTCTTAAGAAAGAGGGATGTTTGATATCTTTCAAGTGATCCTCTCCTACGGTCCCAGAAGTGCTGTTGGCTGGCTGTAGAGGGAGTCAAAGCCAGCCTTCTAAGACCACATGGATGAGAACCAGCCAGATATAGGCCcaaggggggaaatggagaagcCTGGAGAATTTTTCTTCACTTactcagaaaaaaaatccacttctctAAAATTTCATAAGCAAACCATGATCCATTTCTTGTTCTGTCAGAACCGCAAGGGGTAGTAAGCTAGGTTTTgtgcccctctcctccctcacATTTAACTATTCTGAACCTCTGCATAGCGTTGAACGCAAAGAAGGAGCTAattccttttcttcccttttttctaCATAGTGATTGAAGTTGAGTGATTTTCCCCAATACATTATAAAAGTTGGGCCACTCAGTGTGTGCATTTGTCCATCAGAATATTTAAATTGCTTTTGAATAAATTCATATGACGCTTCCATCCCTAACTGTAATATTGATCGCTGGCGATAATGTGAATGAATTATGCCTCCCCAAGGAATCTTTCACCTATTGCTTACTGACTTTGGGCAAAATCCTGTCCCCTTTGTGACTGCTGGGGATCTCTGATGCAGTTGAACAGATTTCTTTTTGCTGTACAGAGTTGGGGCAGGATTTCTGGAGCCACCACACAAGAGGTACAAAGCCCAGAGATGTAGATCCATTAGCTGTTCTCCCCCTGAAGTGGGAGCAGAGCAATAGCTAGGACAATTACAGTCTCAGGCCATGTAATACCTGTGCTGCCACTCCTCCGCTCAGGGTAGGAGAGGGGCATTGCCCCTTTTTGCACTAATGGATTACTGTAGTTGGATCCTTAGTGTTTCCTTCTGTAATTATGACAGGCTTGGCTTCAGCCACCTGACTCCAGTGGAGCCAGCACCATATCTGTATATGTTTGTAGTACCTCCCAAGGAGAGAAGGCAAATTTTCAAGCTGCTGTCTTGCTAATACCCAAACCCTAACCTGGAAGCTTGAAAACTGGGCATGCAGTAAAATAATATTGACTGTCAGGGATTTAATTGGGCTTTGCTTGGCAATAGGGCTTAAAAAACATTACATACTAATGAAGCGACATGAATATTAGTGATCAAGAGATCAATAAATATATTGAAAATCGTTCAAACTGGTAGAATCATATAAACTACAGATGGAAAAGATCTATAACGGAttccattccctccccctccctatgCAATGCTGGGTTGTTTCCTGCTCTGTCTAGGTTTTAAATACCTTGTGTGTCATAGGATAAACAGACAGCAAATAGCATGGCAGGGGCTTCTTGGGTCAAGTTACTTTGGAGCTTTTGTActgtattattaatattatggAGAAAATGACTCAAAATGAGGACagttaaagcagaaaaaaattaatagttcTTTGCactttatatagcatttttcatcccaCTATCTCAAACCAATTTACAGAGGTGTgtgagtattatccccattttaaaatgggaaaactaAGGCTTAGAAGGATTAAGGCCTATATTCTTAAACTTTATGGCCTGTTGTTTCCCAGGTATTGAGTTCCTGTacatgtcactgacttcagtgaactctcggggtgctcagcacctctgaaaactcaGG
Above is a genomic segment from Emys orbicularis isolate rEmyOrb1 chromosome 2, rEmyOrb1.hap1, whole genome shotgun sequence containing:
- the ZHX1 gene encoding zinc fingers and homeoboxes protein 1, translating into MASKRKSTTPCMVLASEQDPDLEMISDLDEGPPLLTPAENATAESISSDEDIQEYMDSDNQQNKKVEGGYECKYCTFQTPDLNMFTFHVDSEHPNVVLNSSYVCVECNFLTKRYDALSEHNLKYHPGEENFKLTMVKRNNQTIFEQTVNDLTFDGSFVKEENAEQSNTSEIPSSGISISKTPIMKMKNKTETKRIAVFHNVAEDIPGEEKETENEPDCEEVVETPQSAVSESKMNNPAACSAADTTSTVMTPAPVIQPGVAQVITTVTAPQNSNLIPKVLIPVNSIPTYNTSLDNNPLLLNTYKKFPYPTMSEITVLSAQAKYTEEQIKIWFSAQRLKHGVSWTPEEVEEARRKQFNGTVHTVPQTITVIPAHISAAGNGLPSILQTCQIVGQPGLVLTQVAGTNTLPVTAPIALTVAGVPNQTQLQKSQIHTAQPVAETKQVAAIPAPQLIKHETTLVNPDSFGIRAKKTKEQLAELKVSYLKNQFPHDSEIIRLMKITGLTKGEIKKWFSDTRYNQRNSKNNHGIHLNNDSSTTIIIDSSDETNESPTVVTPQHKQSWNAFPDFTPQKFKEKTAEQLHNLQASFLNNPVLTDEELNRLRTQTKLTRREINAWFTERKKTNALKEEEAELKESNASGSKDEAGETSQGEGSVWLRSGGSASKVGKKSPEQLHMLKSSFVRTQWPSPQEYDKLAEETGLPRSDIVSWFGDTRYAWKNGGLKWYYYYQGSSGNCMNGQAFVRRRGRGRPKGRGRGRPRGRPRGSKRINNWDRGSSVIKFKTGTAILKDYYMKHKFLNEQDLDELVARSHMGYEQVREWFAERQRRSELGIELFEENEDEEEMLDDQEEEEETDDSDTWEPPRHVKRKLSKSD